Proteins encoded together in one Ipomoea triloba cultivar NCNSP0323 chromosome 4, ASM357664v1 window:
- the LOC116016461 gene encoding PRELI domain containing protein 3B, whose product MVRAYSQEHTYKHPWERVTTASWRKFADPENKRVLSHIRAVDTLNHKLDSSSGKLYTTRAVTIHAPGPWFISKITGQDSCHCVESTVVDAQSRSMQISTRNISLEKFIEVEEKIRYDPHPENPNGWTICRQETSIRIKPLSALASMAEKIEQKCAERFQQNSAKGREVMERMCKYLETESSGISM is encoded by the coding sequence ATGGTCAGAGCATATTCACAAGAGCACACTTATAAGCATCCATGGGAGCGAGTGACTACTGCATCGTGGCGAAAGTTTGCTGATCCTGAAAACAAACGCGTCCTATCACACATCCGTGCAGTTGACACTTTGAACCACAAGCTTGACTCCAGTTCAGGGAAGCTTTACACTACTCGTGCTGTCACCATCCATGCTCCAGGACCATGGTTCATTTCCAAAATCACCGGTCAGGACTCCTGTCATTGTGTCGAATCAACTGTTGTTGATGCCCAATCTCGCTCAATGCAGATATCCACTCGTAACATCAGTCTTGAGAAGTTCATTGAAGTGGAAGAGAAGATCCGATACGATCCTCATCCAGAGAATCCTAATGGATGGACAATTTGTAGGCAGGAAACTAGTATTAGGATAAAGCCCCTGTCAGCGTTGGCATCAATGGCGGAAAAGATAGAGCAGAAATGTGCTGAGAGGTTCCAGCAAAACAGTGCTAAAGGCAGGGAAGTGATGGAAAGGATGTGCAAGTATCTCGAAACTGAATCAAGTGGCATTTCAATGTGA
- the LOC116016443 gene encoding cytochrome c-type biogenesis protein CcmE homolog, mitochondrial codes for MASRLISRFASSLTRSTATTNAAVIHHFTATAASTLPKSNPLISLLQFQSHPFISPSRLHPYSTLTLRSFSTATRPSRPHRPARPDIGARARQMQNRRLWTYALTFSCVAGFIIIVLNQFQDQLVFYVTPSDAISKYTENPTKAKFRLGGLVLEGSVAQMASSPEMEFVITDLITDILVKFEGSLPDLFREGHSVVVEGFIKPFTEEMKKTNEVILKENKFRITEKARSGVCYFEATEVLAKHDEKYMPQEVAAALEKNKKLLEQQKIEESGTETAIAKP; via the coding sequence ATGGCCTCACGACTCATCTCCCGCTTCGCCTCTTCTCTCACCCGCTCCACAGCAACCACTAACGCCGCCGTCATCCACCACTTCACCGCCACCGCCGCCTCTACTTTACCCAAATCTAATCCCTTAATCTCCCTCCTCCAATTTCAATCCCATCCTTTCATCTCCCCTTCCCGTCTACACCCCTATAGCACCCTAACTCTCCGATCCTTCTCCACCGCAACCCGCCCTAGCCGTCCCCACCGCCCAGCCCGGCCCGACATTGGCGCCCGCGCCCGGCAGATGCAGAACCGCCGTCTCTGGACCTACGCGCTAACCTTCAGCTGCGTCGCGGGATTCATTATCATCGTGCTCAACCAGTTCCAAGACCAGCTCGTCTTCTACGTGACCCCGAGCGATGCGATCTCCAAATACACTGAGAATCCCACCAAGGCCAAGTTTAGGCTCGGCGGGCTGGTCTTGGAGGGCAGCGTAGCGCAGATGGCTTCGTCGCCGGAGATGGAGTTCGTGATCACCGACTTAATCACCGACATTTTGGTCAAATTCGAGGGATCGTTGCCGGATCTTTTCCGGGAAGGCCACTCCGTGGTGGTGGAGGGGTTTATTAAGCCGTTCACGGAGGAAATGAAGAAGACGAATGAGGTGATTTTGAAGGAGAACAAGTTTAGGATCACAGAGAAGGCCAGGAGTGGAGTGTGCTATTTTGAAGCTACAGAAGTTCTGGCTAAGCACGACGAGAAGTATATGCCTCAAGAAGTCGCCGCTGCACTGGAGAAGAACAAGAAGCTCCTGGAACAgcaaaaaattgaggaaagcggCACTGAAACTGCTATAGCTAAGCCATAA
- the LOC116016444 gene encoding zinc transporter ZTP29, whose translation MDSQVLVALGLSMLGGLSTSLGALFVIINQTPNLKMLGLLQGFAAGLMLSISFLDLAHNALNSIGFLRGNLWFFAGVIFFALVSSFIPEPTLSPTSNLQNKKKGGDDGGKDIMKKHRRQVFYSGIVTAIGISLHNFPEGMAVFLGSIKGLRVGINLALAISLHNIPEGVAVALPVYFATQSKWQAFKIATLSGLAEPLGVIIVAYLFPSSLSPEVLEGLLGSVGGVMAFLTLHEMLPLAFDYAGQKNAVKAVFLGMAFMSASLYFLQTSLPEDMSL comes from the exons ATGGATTCCCAGGTGTTGGTCGCTCTGGGTCTCTCAATGTTGGGTGGCCTAAGTACCTCTTTAG GTGCTCTGTTTGTGATCATCAATCAGACCCCCAACTTGAAGATGCTTGGTCTTTTGCAG GGTTTCGCTGCTGGTCTTATGCTTAGCATATCATTCTTAGACTTGGCTCATAATGCATTGAATTCCATTGGATTCTTAAGAGGAAACCTCTGG TTCTTTGCAGGTGTCATTTTCTTTGCTCTCGTTTCAAGCTTCATCCCAGAACCTACACTTTCTCCCACTTCAAATTTACAGAACAAAAAG AAAGGTGGGGATGATGGTGGCAAAGATATCATGAAAAAACACCGCCGACAAGTCTTCTATAGTGGAATTGTTACAGCAATAG GAATAAGCTTGCACAACTTTCCAGAGGGAATGGCTGTGTTCCTTGGATCAATCAAG GGTCTTCGAGTTGGTATCAATTTGGCCCTTGCTATTTCGTTGCACAACATCCCAGAG GGTGTTGCGGTTGCACTTCCAGTTTATTTTGCAACTCAGAG CAAATGGCAGGCTTTCAAGATTGCTACACTTTCCGGCTTGGCAGAGCCCTTGGGTGTGATTATTGTAG CCTATCTATTTCCAAGCAGCTTAAGTCCTGAAGTTCTGGAGGGCCTCCTTGGATCAG TTGGTGGGGTAATGGCTTTCCTAACCCTGCACGAAATGCTGCCATTGGCATTTGACTATGCGGGCCAAAAGAATGCGGTCAAGGCTGTGTTCCTTGGAATGGCTTTCATGTCTGCTAG CCTGTATTTCCTACAGACCAGCTTACCAGAGGATATGAGCTTGTAG
- the LOC116014978 gene encoding serine/threonine-protein kinase Nek6 produces MFMEVTTNKMEDYEVLEQIGRGAFGAAFLVHHKPEKKKYVLKKIRVSKQTEKFKITAHQEMNLIAKLDNPYIVEYKDGWVEKESFVCIVTSYCEGGDMAEMIRKARGMFFSEERLCKWLAQLLLALDYLHSNRVLHRDLKCSNIFLTKDDEIRLGDFGLAKLLNQDDLASSIVGTPNYMCPELLADIPYGYKSDIWSLGCCMFEIAAHQPAFRAPDMVGLINKINRSTISPLPTVYSSALKRLIKSMLRKSPEHRPTAAELLRHPHLQPYLAQCRNLPPAFVPLNPESSKAKLQPLKPNTHKTVKERQVKVPIVTANKKVGELKRIAERRSCSPNPRIQRFNPEHKKEDQTCSDKQISKKTDENSRIDSKAAGKNGSMNSRSSTRSTVTDHQPEADTELEENSKKMEKLKPGIPTPKKPAGIPIPGGETPEKQEDHHHKRTVSDISVTSTLNFLQGNNIRIKWSNLSNERAEALESLLELCADLLKREKLEELAGVLKPFGDDAVSSRETAIWLTKGLMNLQKDGEGKD; encoded by the exons ATGTTCATGGAGGTCACCACCAATAAGATGGAAGATTATGAAGTGTTGGAGCAGATTGGTAGGGGTGCTTTTGGAGCTGCATTTCTTGTTCATCACAAGCCTGAGAAAAAGAA GTATGTGTTGAAGAAAATTCGTGTCTCGAAACAGACAGAGAAGTTCAAGATCACAGCACACCAGGAG ATGAATTTGATAGCAAAGCTGGATAACCCTTATATTGTGGAATACAAGGATGGGTGGGTGGAAAAG GAATcctttgtgtgcattgtgacAAGTTACTGTGAAGGGGGTGACAT GGCTGAGATGATTAGGAAAGCAAGAGGAATGTTTTTCTCAGAAGAG AGACTTTGCAAATGGCTGGCTCAGTTGTTGCTAGCCCTCGACTACCTTCACTCGAATCGCGTTCTTCACCGGGATCTTAAG TGTTCCAACATTTTTCTCACCAAAGATGATGAAATCAGACTAG GTGATTTTGGACTGGCAAAGTTGCTCAACCAGGATGATCTTGCATCTTCT ATTGTGGGAACTCCAAATTACATGTGCCCGGAGCTTCTAGCCGATATACCGTATGGCTACAAATCAGATATATGGTCTCTAG GCTGTTGTATGTTTGAGATTGCTGCTCATCAGCCAGCGTTTCGAGCCCCG GATATGGTTGGACTAATCAACAAGATTAACAGATCCACCATTTCTCCACTCCCCACTGTATACTCCTCAGCACT GAAGCGTTTGATCAAAAGCATGCTAAGGAAGAGCCCGGAACACAGACCCACG GCTGCAGAGCTCTTAAGGCATCCACATTTGCAGCCATATCTGGCGCAGTGTCGCAATCTGCCTCCTGCGTTTGTTCCATTAAACCCCGAGAGCTCAAAGGCGAAATTGCAGCCTCTCAAACCTAACACCCACAAAACTGTGAAGGAAAGACAGGTAAAAGTTCCCATTGTCACTGCTAATAAGAAAGTTGGTGAGCTGAAAAGGATTGCAGAAAGAAGAAGCTGTTCCCCGAATCCCAGGATCCAACGTTTTAACCCCGAACATAAGAAGGAAGATCAGACTTGCTCAGATAAACAAATCTCGAAGAAAACGGATGAAAACTCAAGAATTGACAGTAAAGCAGCTGGGAAAAATGGAAGCATGAATTCCAGAAGCTCAACAAGAAGTACAGTGACTGATCATCAACCTGAAGCAGACACAGAACTAGAAGAGAACTCCAAGAAAATGGAAAAGCTTAAACCCGGGATTCCAACTCCAAAAAAACCTGCAGGGATCCCAATTCCAGGGGGAGAAACCCCAGAAAAACAAGAGGATCATCATCATAAAAGGACAGTAAGCGACATTTCAGTAACGAGTACTCTGAATTTTCTTCAGGGAAATAACATCAGAATAAAATGGAGTAACTTGAGCAATGAAAGAGCAGAAGCTTTGGAATCACTGCTTGAGCTCTGTGCAGACCTTCTTAAGCGCGAAAAGCTTGAAGAACTTGCAGGGGTGTTGAAACCATTCGGGGACGATGCTGTTTCGTCCAGAGAAACAGCCATTTGGTTGACAAAGGGACTAATGAATCTTCAGAAAGATGGTGAGGGGAAAGATTAA
- the LOC116016462 gene encoding zinc finger A20 and AN1 domain-containing stress-associated protein 5-like → MAHQREKEETELKLPKTISVCVPTIPVSPQLSGGADDQTQAASSSAGSSARSAESSDPKVSDADDSRSGAARSPERSDPIVSPPKRPEAEAEAANRPLKRPREVNRCSGDGCRRKVGLIGFRCRCGEVFCSEHRYSDRHDCTFDYKAAGREAIARENPVVRAAKILKV, encoded by the coding sequence ATGGCTCATCAACgagagaaagaagaaaccgaGCTCAAGCTTCCCAAGACCATATCTGTATGCGTTCCCACGATTCCGGTGTCGCCGCAGCTCTCTGGCGGCGCCGATGATCAGACGCAGGCGGCTTCGTCGTCTGCCGGAAGCTCCGCGAGGTCGGCCGAGAGCTCAGATCCGAAGGTTTCCGATGCGGATGATTCGAGATCTGGTGCCGCGAGGTCGCCGGAGAGGTCCGATCCGATCGTTTCTCCTCCGAAGAGGCCGGAAGCGGAAGCGGAAGCGGCGAATCGTCCCTTGAAGAGGCCGAGAGAAGTCAACCGGTGCTCCGGGGACGGGTGCAGACGGAAAGTCGGGCTGATCGGCTTCCGATGCCGGTGCGGCGAGGTGTTCTGTTCCGAGCACAGGTACTCGGATCGCCACGACTGCACCTTCGATTACAAAGCCGCCGGACGCGAGGCGATTGCGAGGGAAAATCCGGTGGTCCGAGCTGCTAAGATTCTAAAGGTGTGA